One window from the genome of Magnolia sinica isolate HGM2019 chromosome 4, MsV1, whole genome shotgun sequence encodes:
- the LOC131243052 gene encoding adenylate kinase 1, chloroplastic-like encodes MAALTRLMKTKTLSSTSVRTLTALISETDVGFPSSLSHNSFPLSRHSKDRNVQWVFLGCPGVGKGTYASRLSHLLGVPHIATGDLVRDELSSSGPLSHQLSEVVNQGKLVSDEIIISLLSKRLESGEAQGESGFILDGFPRTISQAEILEGVTDIDLVVNLKLREDILLEKCLGRRICSQCGGNFNIASINIKGENGMPGIFMAPLLPPVHCTSKLITRSDDTEAVVKERLRIYNETSRPVEEFYRSRGKLLEFDLPGGIPESWPKLLQALNLEDHDDKQSAAA; translated from the exons atggCGGCCCTAACCCGCCTCATGAAAACCAAAACCCTCTCTTCTACATCCGTCCGTACGCTTACAGCTCTGATTTCCGAAACTGACGTCGGTTTCCCCTCATCCCTCTCTCACAACTCCTTCCCACTCAGTAGACACTCCAAGGACAGAAACGTCCAATGGGTTTTCCTCGGCTGCCCGGGCGTTGGCAAGGGAACCTACGCCAGCCGTTTATCTCACCTCCTCGGTGTGCCCCACATCGCCACCGGTGATCTCGTCCGTGACGAGCTTTCCAGCTCTGGCCCACTCTCTCATCAG ctTTCAGAGGTTGTAAATCAAGGGAAACTGGTTTCAGATGAAATTATAATAAGTCTATTGTCCAAACGCCTTGAAAGTGGAGAAGCTCAGGGCGAATCAGGATTCATTCTTGATGGTTTTCCACGGACTATTAGTCAAGCG GAGATATTGGAGGGAGTGACTGATATTGACCTGGTGGTTAACCTAAAACTCAGAGAAGACATATTGCTTGAGAAGTGCCTTGGAAGGAGGATTTGCAGCCAATGTGGGGGAAACTTCAACATTGCATCGATCAACATCAAGGGTGAGAATGGGATGCCTGGAATATTCATGGCTCCACTTCTCCCTCCTGTACATTGCACGTCAAAGCTCATCACTCGATCTGATGATACTGAAGCAGTCGTAAAAGAACGACTCCGTATATACAATGAAACG AGTCGGCCTGTGGAGGAGTTCTATCGTAGCCGGGGCAAATTACTAGAGTTTGATTTGCCGGGAGGAATCCCAGAGTCCTGGCCAAAGCTACTGCAGGCACTGAATCTCGAAGATCATGATGACAAGCAGTCTGCAGCTGCATGA